The Euwallacea fornicatus isolate EFF26 chromosome 3, ASM4011564v1, whole genome shotgun sequence genome has a segment encoding these proteins:
- the LOC136350421 gene encoding uncharacterized protein isoform X2 yields MKWFRKQDQPPRLLSLSPLRNSDSPDVFVFNSSSDSAELEMLKTPREQARHRSRIDMTSSSWARRHYSKSDTNFYSVEDSVIILEKSEKRRHKSQPRFIGSSGVFNCTPEKRNPLLDRVKHTRLSCFRSNSNASTVTSENPSSNIDVDPSCSKDSPTFSLSENLEDDSNISDTTPCDSAFKSLCFTAKLRAMSEKYFQNSNRLFNRLYKNSESDGQKLRKKAVKKRSFSYGALPDLETFRQTHSLIYHEVNTNEEEDRLLSGDNEDSDSGILVNDSFASNFEGPFSSLSPLSLTEIKDIDIDGTAANSASQNLNRSYSIGLQAKTNSTDGIYSSNYSKNVTIVKFSKTFPEEELGIFITKSKQISQGYMVGRIVPESLTSKNGSLQEGDEIVSINGTPLAGLTITEAKLILNNSELHVEMVIVRCMKETSVDFDFNRHSLGGPPLSTPSPLNKRHFQKNSIHGSYTRMLRKSSSSSRNDSVSPPPSPLSESTEPKSFLDSGSASSFCTLPRRPASGVCTFHTVTLEKGVGKKSLGFTIVGGRDSPKGALGIFIKTIMVNGQAAEDGRLKAGDEILAVNGQVCHDISHAEAVLLFKSVKSGPITLHICRRKRSKNSCKSKSCSNITKPS; encoded by the exons ATGAAGTGGTTCAGAAAGCAGGACCAGCCTCCTCGTCTCTTGAGCTTGTCACCTCTGAGGAACTCGGACTCCCCTGATGTCTTCGTTTTCAATTCTTCATCCGATTCCGCTGAGCTGGAGATGCTTAAGACCCCCAGAGAACAAGCCAGACACCGGTCAAGAATAG ATATGACCTCCTCATCGTGGGCAAGAAGACACTACAGCAAGAGCGACACAAACTTCTATAGCGTGGAAGACAGCGTTATCATACTAGAAAAGTCTGAGAAACGAAGACATAAAAGCCAGCCAAGATTTATTGGTTCTAGTGGAGTGTTTAATTGCACACCTGAAAAGAGAAATCCGCTTCTAGACAGGGTGAAGCACACTCGCCTGTCCTGCTTTAGGTCCAATTCAAACGCATCCACGGTGACGAGCGAAAATCCCTCTTCGAATATAGACGTTGACCCTTCATGTTCCAAAGATTCTCCTACGTTTAGTTTAAGCGAAAATCTAGAGGACGATTCCAATATTAGTGATACTACCCCTTGTGATAGTGCTTTTAAGTCTTTGTGTTTTACTGCAAAGCTGCGCGCCATGTCGGAGAAATACTTTCAAAACTCCAATAGACTGTTCAATAGACTATACAAAAATTCGGAGAGTGACGGCCAGAAGCTGAGGAAAAAAGCAGTGAAAAAGCGCAGCTTTTCCTATGGCGCCCTGCCTGATTTGGAAACCTTTCGGCAGACTCATAGTTTGATATATCATGAAGTGAACACAAATGAGGAGGAGGATCGATTGCTTTCGGGGGACAACGAAGATTCGGATAGTGGCATTCTAGTGAACGACTCTTTCGCATCCAACTTCGAGGGTCCCTTCAGCTCTCTCTCCCCTTTATCACTGACCGAGATCAAAGATATAGACATCGATGGCACTGCCGCAAATTCTGCTAGTCAAAACCTAAATAGGAGCTACTCGATAGGATTACAAGCCAAGACGAATTCGACTGACGGCATCTATTCCTCGAACTATAGCAAGAATGTGACCATTGTTAAGTTCAGTAAAACATTTCCGGAAGAGGAGCTTGGAATTTTTATAACGAAGAGCAAACAAATTTCCCAAGGCTACATGGTTGGGAGAATCGTGCCTGAGAGTTTAACTTCGAA GAATGGGTCCTTGCAGGAAGGAGACGAAATAGTGAGTATCAACGGAACCCCCCTAGCAGGGCTAACGATCACTGAGGCCAAGTTAATTCTCAACAATTCGGAGCTCCATGTTGAGATGGTCATCGTACGCTGCATGAAAGAAACTTCTGTAGACTTCGATTTCAACAGGCATTCATTGGGCGGACCTCCATTAAGCACACCCAGCCCCCTTAACAAGAgacatttccaaaaaaactcGATTCATGGAAGTTACACTAGGATGCTGAGGAAAAGCTCCTCCTCTTCTAGGAACGACAGTGTCTCTCCTCCTCCGAGTCCTCTGTCGGAGAGTACGGAGCCGAAGTCATTCTTAGACTCAGGTTCAGCCTCGAGTTTCTGCACTTTGCCTCGAAGACCTGCTTCAGGAGTTTGCACTTTCCATACCGTGACCCTGGAGAAGGGTGTTGGGAAGAAGTCTTTGGGGTTCACCATAGTGGGAGGGAGGGATTCTCCCAAAGGTGCCTTGGGGATTTTCATTAAGACCATTATGGTGAACGGACAAGCTGCTGAGGATGGCAGACTCAAAGCCG GAGATGAGATTTTAGCAGTCAATGGCCAAGTGTGTCATGATATATCTCATGCTGAGGCAGTTCTACTTTTCAAGAGTGTTAAAAGCGGACCTATAACGCTGCATATTTGTAGAAGAAAGAGGAGCAAAAACTC aTGCAAATCTAAATCCTGCAGCAACATTACGAAGCCTAGTTAG
- the LOC136350299 gene encoding zinc finger protein 664-like: MDIEKWCRICSIEVKCGVFLFSEEAKQAFLHAKIRKYLSVSVNLEDKLPKMICEDCIVKINGFHSFATMALKNQEKMTRCVLSTPVSPEPTKTDNVSLLHTYLTKITEDKDSPLNEPEETEMEVRVDPMSVLQCCLEESEPETDSELMPEDPAHEEDEESDEDPEGQSGLQESGSSESDNSENTCIIYLCSVCKRSFSSNNALQQHMYIHSATYTKRILSFSLNKFQTNLATVFVNNTQLEKKEDDAQNGETQEHTEKEEPSVIYKCPICAKDITSKGALKVHLETHRPKGQYGCDICGRVFKTQCNLFRHKEYHQGVQFPCEVCGRVYPTNSTLRAHSITHSDLRPHKCPLCDKTFKRNQDLKFHINQHTGARPYQCPYCPKAFASSGNCFSHRKRMHPIEVERDRERAAKIMR; the protein is encoded by the exons ATGGATATTGAAAAATGGTGTAGAATATGCTCAATCGAAGTTAAGTGCGGTGTTTTTCTATTCAGTGAGGAGGCCAAACAGGCGTTTTTACATGCCAAAATTAGGAAATATCTCTCTGTCTCA GTTAACTTAGAagacaaattgccaaaaatgATATGTGAAGACTGCATAGTGAAAATTAACGGGTTTCATTCTTTTGCTACAATGGCTTtaaaaaatcaggaaaaaatGACGAGATGTGTGCTATCCACACCAGTCAGCCCCGAACCGACTAAAACCGACAACGTATCTTTATTGCACACATATTTAACCAAG ATCACCGAGGACAAAGACTCACCCTTAAACGAGCCAGAAGAGACTGAAATGGAAGTCCGAGTGGACCCGATGTCAGTTCTTCAATGTTGCTTAGAAGAAAGCGAGCCTGAGACTGATTCTGAACTGATGCCTGAAGATCCAGCTCACGAAGAAGACGAAGAATCGGATGAAGACCCTGAGGGCCAATCGGGTTTACAAGAGTCTGGCTCATCTGAGAGTGATAACTCCGAGAATACTTGCATTATCTACCTTTGCTCAGTGTGTAAAAGGAGCTTCTCTAGTAATAATGCTCTGCAGCAGCATATGTACATCCATTCAGCTACATACACCAAAAGGATTCTTAGTTTTAGtctcaataaatttcaaacgaATTTAGCTACGGTGTTCGTTAACAACACGCAATTGGAGAAGAAAGAAGACGACGCTCAAAATGGGGAAACGCAGGAACACACAGAAAAAGAGGAGCCCTCGGTCATCTACAAATGCCCTATTTGTGCCAAAGATATCACTTCTAAGGGGGCTTTGAAGGTGCATTTGGAGACTCACAGGCCTAAGGGTCAGTACGGTTGCGATATTTGTGGGAGAGT GTTCAAGACTCAGTGCAATTTATTTAGACACAAGGAGTACCACCAAGGTGTTCAATTCCCTTGTGAAGTGTGCGGAAGGGTGTATCCAACCAATAGTACGTTAAGGGCGCACTCTATCACTCACAGTGATTTACGGCCTCACAAGTGTCCATTATGTGACAAGACTTTCAAGAGAAACCAGGACTTAAAG TTTCATATTAACCAACATACAGGGGCAAGGCCCTACCAATGCCCCTATTGCCCCAAAGCATTTGCGAGTTCAGGAAACTGCTTTTCGCACAGAAAACGAATGCATCCAATCGAAGTGGAACGTGACAGGGAACGTGCAGCCAAAATAATGAGATAA
- the LOC136350421 gene encoding uncharacterized protein isoform X1: MQDAKISGMKWFRKQDQPPRLLSLSPLRNSDSPDVFVFNSSSDSAELEMLKTPREQARHRSRIDMTSSSWARRHYSKSDTNFYSVEDSVIILEKSEKRRHKSQPRFIGSSGVFNCTPEKRNPLLDRVKHTRLSCFRSNSNASTVTSENPSSNIDVDPSCSKDSPTFSLSENLEDDSNISDTTPCDSAFKSLCFTAKLRAMSEKYFQNSNRLFNRLYKNSESDGQKLRKKAVKKRSFSYGALPDLETFRQTHSLIYHEVNTNEEEDRLLSGDNEDSDSGILVNDSFASNFEGPFSSLSPLSLTEIKDIDIDGTAANSASQNLNRSYSIGLQAKTNSTDGIYSSNYSKNVTIVKFSKTFPEEELGIFITKSKQISQGYMVGRIVPESLTSKNGSLQEGDEIVSINGTPLAGLTITEAKLILNNSELHVEMVIVRCMKETSVDFDFNRHSLGGPPLSTPSPLNKRHFQKNSIHGSYTRMLRKSSSSSRNDSVSPPPSPLSESTEPKSFLDSGSASSFCTLPRRPASGVCTFHTVTLEKGVGKKSLGFTIVGGRDSPKGALGIFIKTIMVNGQAAEDGRLKAGDEILAVNGQVCHDISHAEAVLLFKSVKSGPITLHICRRKRSKNSCKSKSCSNITKPS, encoded by the exons ATGCAGGATGCCAAAATTTCAG GAATGAAGTGGTTCAGAAAGCAGGACCAGCCTCCTCGTCTCTTGAGCTTGTCACCTCTGAGGAACTCGGACTCCCCTGATGTCTTCGTTTTCAATTCTTCATCCGATTCCGCTGAGCTGGAGATGCTTAAGACCCCCAGAGAACAAGCCAGACACCGGTCAAGAATAG ATATGACCTCCTCATCGTGGGCAAGAAGACACTACAGCAAGAGCGACACAAACTTCTATAGCGTGGAAGACAGCGTTATCATACTAGAAAAGTCTGAGAAACGAAGACATAAAAGCCAGCCAAGATTTATTGGTTCTAGTGGAGTGTTTAATTGCACACCTGAAAAGAGAAATCCGCTTCTAGACAGGGTGAAGCACACTCGCCTGTCCTGCTTTAGGTCCAATTCAAACGCATCCACGGTGACGAGCGAAAATCCCTCTTCGAATATAGACGTTGACCCTTCATGTTCCAAAGATTCTCCTACGTTTAGTTTAAGCGAAAATCTAGAGGACGATTCCAATATTAGTGATACTACCCCTTGTGATAGTGCTTTTAAGTCTTTGTGTTTTACTGCAAAGCTGCGCGCCATGTCGGAGAAATACTTTCAAAACTCCAATAGACTGTTCAATAGACTATACAAAAATTCGGAGAGTGACGGCCAGAAGCTGAGGAAAAAAGCAGTGAAAAAGCGCAGCTTTTCCTATGGCGCCCTGCCTGATTTGGAAACCTTTCGGCAGACTCATAGTTTGATATATCATGAAGTGAACACAAATGAGGAGGAGGATCGATTGCTTTCGGGGGACAACGAAGATTCGGATAGTGGCATTCTAGTGAACGACTCTTTCGCATCCAACTTCGAGGGTCCCTTCAGCTCTCTCTCCCCTTTATCACTGACCGAGATCAAAGATATAGACATCGATGGCACTGCCGCAAATTCTGCTAGTCAAAACCTAAATAGGAGCTACTCGATAGGATTACAAGCCAAGACGAATTCGACTGACGGCATCTATTCCTCGAACTATAGCAAGAATGTGACCATTGTTAAGTTCAGTAAAACATTTCCGGAAGAGGAGCTTGGAATTTTTATAACGAAGAGCAAACAAATTTCCCAAGGCTACATGGTTGGGAGAATCGTGCCTGAGAGTTTAACTTCGAA GAATGGGTCCTTGCAGGAAGGAGACGAAATAGTGAGTATCAACGGAACCCCCCTAGCAGGGCTAACGATCACTGAGGCCAAGTTAATTCTCAACAATTCGGAGCTCCATGTTGAGATGGTCATCGTACGCTGCATGAAAGAAACTTCTGTAGACTTCGATTTCAACAGGCATTCATTGGGCGGACCTCCATTAAGCACACCCAGCCCCCTTAACAAGAgacatttccaaaaaaactcGATTCATGGAAGTTACACTAGGATGCTGAGGAAAAGCTCCTCCTCTTCTAGGAACGACAGTGTCTCTCCTCCTCCGAGTCCTCTGTCGGAGAGTACGGAGCCGAAGTCATTCTTAGACTCAGGTTCAGCCTCGAGTTTCTGCACTTTGCCTCGAAGACCTGCTTCAGGAGTTTGCACTTTCCATACCGTGACCCTGGAGAAGGGTGTTGGGAAGAAGTCTTTGGGGTTCACCATAGTGGGAGGGAGGGATTCTCCCAAAGGTGCCTTGGGGATTTTCATTAAGACCATTATGGTGAACGGACAAGCTGCTGAGGATGGCAGACTCAAAGCCG GAGATGAGATTTTAGCAGTCAATGGCCAAGTGTGTCATGATATATCTCATGCTGAGGCAGTTCTACTTTTCAAGAGTGTTAAAAGCGGACCTATAACGCTGCATATTTGTAGAAGAAAGAGGAGCAAAAACTC aTGCAAATCTAAATCCTGCAGCAACATTACGAAGCCTAGTTAG